One Gossypium hirsutum isolate 1008001.06 chromosome A11, Gossypium_hirsutum_v2.1, whole genome shotgun sequence genomic window carries:
- the LOC107924069 gene encoding transmembrane 9 superfamily member 12: MVFPESKMPGVCWVFLLLLLFAHICDGFYLPGSYMHTYSTKDTIFAKVNSLTSIETELPFSYYSLPYCKPLGGVKKSAENLGELLMGDQIDNSPYRFRMNVNESLYLCTTSPLNEHEVKLLKQRTRDLYQVNMILDNLPVMRIAKQNGVNIQWTGFPVGYSPPNSNDDYIINHLKFKVLVHEYEGSGVEIIGTGEDGMAVFPKADKKKASGFEIVGFEVVPCSIKYDPEAMTKLHMYDKVSSVNCPLGLDKSQIIRERERISFTYEVEFVKSDIRWPSRWDAYLKMEGARVHWFSILNSLMVITFLAGIVFVIFLRTVRRDLTRYEELDKEAQAQMNEELSGWKLVVGDVFREPDCPKLLCVMIGDGVQIMGMAAVTIVFAAFGFMSPASRGMLLTGMIILYLFLGIVAGYVAVRLWRTLKGTSEGWRSVSWSVACFFPGIVFVILTVLNFILWGSKSTGAIPISLYFVLLSLWFCISVPLTLIGGFIGTRAEAIQYPVRTNQIPREIPARKYPSWLLVLGAGTLPFGTLFIELFFILSSIWLGRFYYVFGFLLIVLLLLIIVCAEVSVVLTYMHLCVEDWRWWWKAFFASGSVSLYVFLYSINYLVFDLQSLSGPVSAILYLGYSMIMAIAIMLSTGTIGFITSFYFVHYLFSSIKID; the protein is encoded by the coding sequence ATGGTTTTCCCAGAAAGCAAGATGCCTGGAGTTTGCTGGGTTTTTCTGTTACTGCTTCTGTTTGCTCATATTTGTGATGGGTTTTACCTTCCGGGAAGTTACATGCACACGTATTCGACTAAGGATACTATATTTGCCAAAGTTAATTCCTTGACTTCCATTGAAACCGAGCTCCCTTTTAGTTATTACAGTCTTCCTTACTGCAAGCCTCTTGGTGGAGTAAAGAAAAGTGCCGAGAATCTTGGTGAACTTCTCATGGGAGATCAGATTGATAACTCCCCTTATAGGTTTCGAATGAATGTGAATGAGTCTCTCTATCTTTGCACCACCAGCCCCTTGAATGAGCACGAGGTTAAGCTTTTGAAACAGAGGACTCGTGATTTGTATCAAGTGAATATGATTCTAGACAATTTGCCAGTGATGAGGATTGCAAAACAGAACGGGGTTAACATTCAGTGGACTGGATTCCCGGTTGGTTATTCTCCACCAAACAGTAATGATGATTACATAATCAATCATCTCAAGTTCAAGGTTTTGGTTCACGAGTATGAGGGAAGTGGTGTGGAGATAATTGGAACTGGGGAAGATGGGATGGCTGTGTTTCCCAAAGCTGATAAGAAGAAAGCTTCTGGTTTTGAGATTGTTGGTTTCGAGGTGGTTCCGTGCAGTATTAAATATGATCCAGAAGCCATGACTAAACTTCACATGTATGACAAAGTTTCCTCTGTGAACTGCCCCTTGGGGCTCGACAAGTCGCAGATAATAAGGGAACGAGAAAGGATCTCTTTTACTTACGAGGTTGAATTTGTTAAAAGTGATATTAGATGGCCATCACGGTGGGATGCTTATTTGAAGATGGAAGGTGCACGCGTGCACTGGTTCTCAATTCTAAATTCTCTAATGGTGATCACTTTCCTTGCTGGTATTGTGTTTGTCATCTTCTTGAGGACTGTGAGGAGGGATTTGACAAGGTATGAGGAACTGGACAAAGAAGCTCAAGCACAAATGAATGAGGAGCTTTCTGGGTGGAAGCTTGTTGTAGGAGATGTCTTCAGAGAACCAGATTGTCCAAAGCTTCTCTGCGTGATGATTGGAGATGGAGTTCAGATTATGGGAATGGCAGCTGTCACTATAGTTTTTGCTGCCTTCGGTTTCATGTCACCAGCTTCACGAGGAATGCTACTGACAGGGATGATTATTCTTTATCTTTTCTTGGGTATTGTGGCTGGGTATGTTGCTGTACGTCTCTGGAGAACTCTGAAGGGAACTTCAGAAGGATGGAGGTCTGTTTCGTGGTCCGTTGCGTGCTTCTTTCCTGGAATTGTCTTTGTTATCCTTACGGTATTGAATTTTATTCTGTGGGGCAGTAAAAGTACTGGTGCAATCCCCATTTCCCTGTATTTTGTACTTTTATCTCTCTGGTTCTGCATTTCTGTGCCTCTGACTCTCATTGGAGGATTCATAGGGACCAGAGCTGAAGCTATTCAATATCCTGTAAGAACCAACCAGATTCCTCGGGAGATTCCTGCACGCAAATATCCATCATGGCTTCTTGTTCTTGGTGCTGGGACCCTTCCATTTGGAACCCTTTTCATTGAACTCTTCTTCATCCTATCTAGCATCTGGCTTGGCAGGTTTTATTACGTGTTTGGCTTCTTGCTTATAGTTCTTCTACTACTGATCATCGTTTGTGCCGAAGTGTCAGTGGTCCTTACCTACATGCATCTTTGTGTCGAGGACTGGAGATGGTGGTGGAAGGCTTTCTTTGCTTCGGGTTCAGTATCACTCTATGTGTTCCTCTACTCCATTAATTACTTGGTCTTTGACCTACAAAGTTTGAGTGGTCCTGTGTCAGCTATTCTTTATCTCGGCTACTCAATGATCATGGCGATTGCGATAATGCTGTCAACAGGCACCATTGGCTTCATCACATCATTCTATTTTGTCCATTATCTCTTCTCATCCATCAAGATCGACTAA
- the LOC107922905 gene encoding MATH and LRR domain-containing protein PFE0570w produces MKTKSRAVKGRAIDPIPPSNFRLLYQDEANEECRINGNDAGVSEDAGFNQDKVNNDDDVGGKDDEFDDEDEEEADGGGSGGGISGHYDNDVIPDDVDKVDEDEANDEYHIDGNDNGVSEDAGFNQDNVNNNDDVVGKDDDFDDEHEDEEGDDDGSGGGISGHYDNDVIPDDVDMEDKGDNVVVQNFVEEVDESAGVNCMITDLLGGEFGYSCNGRSGQVLVCSENGCSIAIHKMCINIEPQFDDTGKFYCPYCWYKREVATTEELRKRAMLAKRELSNFMHFKRDGGNEEKLEAGAENMKAASLSTMAEEKKVGESGNRLNNDANETILYNQEQNMCVESVGKGKSDDENISKAHGFDNNVVDGHLLQEEDKENTSDSENDGGVLEDNQGKSGKKEPMFPNTVGNAMALITEDATAKVPAIESFEFLLPDLDTGTPVVRQMRIKHTAQRARPRKVDSPKKSSFQPSISAMDENTNQQGKATAAKNSVQCQELTKRIRTPILGNVKRRRLPWTVEEEDILKEGVHRFSLTMNKNIPWRKILEFGHNVFGTNRLPVDLKDKWKKIMAKEDPKSNKGVLIALKE; encoded by the exons atgaaaacaaaatctCGTGCCGTTAAGGGCAGAGCTATCGATCCCATACCTCCTTCAAACTTCCGACTCCTCTATCAG GATGAAGCTAATGAAGAATGTCGTATAAATGGCAATGATGCCGGAGTATCAGAGGATGCCGGTTTTAATCAAGATAAAgttaataatgatgatgatgttggTGGTAAGGACGATGAATTTGATGATGAAGATGAGGAGGAGGCTGATGGTGGTGGCAGTGGCGGAGGCATATCTGGTCATTATGATAATGATGTGATTCCTGATGATGTTGATAAGGTGGATGAGGATGAAGCTAATGATGAATATCATATAGATGGCAATGATAACGGAGTATCAGAGGATGCTGGTTTTAATCAagataatgttaataataatgatgatgttgtTGGTAAAGACGATGACTTTGATGATGAACATGAAGATGAGGAGGGTGATGATGATGGCAGTGGCGGAGGCATTTCTGGTCATTATGATAATGATGTGATTCCTGATGATGTTGATATGGAGGATAAGGGTGATAATGTTGTAGTTCAAAATTTTGTTGAGGAGGTGGATGAATCCGCAGGAGTGAACTGTATGATAACAGATTTGTTAGGAGGAGAGTTTGGTTACAGCTGCAATGGGAGAAGCGGTCAGGTCTTGGTTTGCAGTGAAAATGGCTGCTCAATTGCTATACATAAGATGTGCATTAATATTGAACCTCAATTTGATGATACTGGTAAATTCTACTGTCCTTATTGTTGGTACAAGCGAGAAGTAGCAACGACGGAGGAATTGAGAAAGAGAGCCATGTTGGCGAAGAGGGAATTGTCGAACTTTATGCATTTCAAGCGGGATGGTGGAAATGAAGAGAAGCTGGAAGCTGGAGCAGAAAACATGAAAGCGGCAAGTCTATCAACAATGGCAGAGGAAAAAAAAGTTGGTGAGTCTGGAAATAGGCTGAACAATGATGCTAATGAAACAATACTTTATAATCAGGAGCAAAACATGTGCGTTGAGTCTGTAGGCAAGGGAAAATCTGATGATGAAAATATCTCCAAGGCTCATGGGTTTGACAACAATGTTGTGGATGGACATCTGCTACAAGAGGAGGATAAAGAAAATACTTCTGATAGTGAAAATGATGGAG GTGTACTGGAAGACAACCAAGGGAAGAGTGGAAAGAAAGAGCCAATGTTTCCAAACACAGTGGGAAATGCTATGGCACTAATAACCGAAGATGCTACAGCTAAGGTGCCTGCAATTGAAAGTTTTGAGTTTCTATTACCTGATTTGGATACTGGGACACCTGTAGTGCGTCAAATGCGCATCAAACACACAGCTCAGAGGGCAAGACCTCGGAAAGTTGATTCACCAAAGAAGTCATCCTTCCAACCAAGTATCAGTGCAATGGATGAGAATACAAACCAACAAGGAAAAGCTACAGCAGCAAAAAACTCTGTTCAATGCCAAGAGTTAACCAAGCGAAT CAGGACCCCAATATTGGGTAATGTAAAACGTAGGAGACTACCTTGGACAGTTGAAGAGGAAGATATACTGAAG GAGGGAGTGCATAGATTTTCATTGACTATGAACAAAAACATCCCCTGgaggaaaattttggaatttggtCATAATGTTTTCGGCACAAATCGTCTGCCTGTTGACCTTAAGGATAAATGGAAGAAGATTATGGCCAAAGAGGACCCAAAAAGTAACAAGGGGGTACTGATTGCATTGAAGGAATAA
- the LOC121209977 gene encoding two-component response regulator ARR18 translates to MENNVVNQNPGEFKRTEKGKEAVDGHEGDVNGDNQGDHHQIQGGGHNTLLALQETQGRSIPVEINDDQVVNNEVVVKEKPILMVTNEIKPRLRWTYELHAYFVDAVNKLGGPQKATPKTILDLMDLDGLNLYHVKSHLQKFRLGKFWVKDWQDTSKNVSQHQGGARSLRPLNSPSQNKEPNRRAKAKRNRGPKKEPRGRLYMQLQATSKAMTLQAQKHYLWYMESQRMNLNPGLANQHLGGAATGNAFPYGQGQSSSGLGTFATMPGPSDFGTVAASPQFYVNQQNACPPTYDVPTGQANPCLQEVPPSGHQPQTSLYPAPESLSTPNSYPASSHQETSPVLPGSETEDEDLIEALLNWDDNEPINLDASFNFDNLHGCINYNDLQDWLK, encoded by the exons ATGGAAAACAATGTTGTGAACCAAAATCCTGGTGAGTTTAAAAGAacggaaaaaggaaaagaagcgGTGGATGGTCATGAAGGTGATGTGAATGGGGATAACCAAGGTGACCACCACCAAATTCAGGGCGGTGGTCATAACACATTGCTTGCTTTGCAAGAAACTCAGGGACGTTCTATCCCTGTTGAGATTAATGATGATCAGGTTGTTAATAACGAGGTGGTGGTAAAGGAGAAACCTATCCTCATGGTGACTAATGAGATTAAACCTCGCCTTCGATGGACTTATGAACTCCATGCTTATTTCGTTGATGCTGTCAACAAGCTTGGTGGTCCTCAAA AAGCAACACCGAAGACTATTCTGGACCTGATGGATTTAGATGGACTCAATCTTTACCATGTTAAGAGTCATTTACAA AAATTTAGACTGGGAAAATTTTGGGTGAAGGATTGGCAGGACACATCCAAAAATG TTTCTCAACATCAAGGAGGCGCGCGGAGCCTCAGACCTTTGAACTCACCATCTCAGAACAAGGAGCCTAACAG GAGAGCTAAAGCTAAAAGAAATCGAGGACCCAAAAAGGAACCTCGTGGAAGACTCTATATGCAACTTCAGGCGA CATCCAAAGCAATGACTTTGCAGGCCCAGAAGCATTATCTATGGTATATGGAATCACAAAGGATGAATCTAAACCCTGGACTGGCCAATCAGCATTTAGGCGGTGCAGCTACTGGAAATGCATTTCCCTATGGGCAAGGGCAATCCTCGTCTGGTTTAGGAACATTCGCAACAATGCCTGGCCCATCTGATTTTGGAACGGTGGCGGCATCACCACAGTTTTATGTTAACCAGCAGAACGCCTGTCCTCCTACATATGATGTACCGACAGGCCAAGCCAATCCCTGCCTTCAAGAGGTACCTCCTTCCGGACATCAGCCTCAAACCTCTCTTTACCCTGCACCTGAAAGCTTGTCGACTCCAAATAGCTATCCTGCAAGTTCACATCAGGAAACTTCGCCTGTGCTTCCTGGCAGTGAGACAGAAGATGAGGACCTGATAGAAGCCCTTCTGAATTGGGATGATAATGAACCAATCAACCTCGATGCTAGCTTTAACTTTGACAATCTTCATGGTTGCATTAACTATAACGATCTCCAAGATTGGTTGAAGTAG